The genomic interval ACACCTTGCATTTAGTCCTCTAACTCCTCACTCTGTCTCAAACTTGCATATCCCTTGGGCATCTATAACAAATTCAAAATACACACTGTCATCCataaacaatagggtcttttaagagccttttagataggtacatggagcttaataaaatagagggctgtgtgctAAGGAAATTTTAGGCAGTCTTTAGAGTGGGCTACATGGTCGGTACACTTTGTGGGCCTGTGATGAGCTGTAAATGTCTATGTTCTATTTCCTCACATTGTTTGGAGGTTGTCTCCATGAATAATATAAAAGTCCAGTGGAATGGTTTGATCAGGAATGTTCAAAAGAAATCAAGAGGTGAACACATCAGTCAAGAAGCAAATTTATTGATTACTACCGACTACCTACACATTGATGGATGCATTTTTCTCATATAACAGATAACTGGTGATGGTATGCACAGAATGGGACTTTTCATTGTGTCCTTTCCACTATCAATGTGCAGTTTCTGCATTTACTAGTCATCAATAAGGAAAATATCAGGAGTGACATACAAATGATTCAGTAACTAAATTATTCCATATCTTAAAGGATTGGTGGCATAAATGTCAGTCCCAAAAATATACCAGCAAAAAATGGTATTGTTTATTGAATACCACTGTTAATTTTGATATTCTCTTCACACTTTAGCACTTTGTAGTCAATAAAAAAAAGTGCTATCAGTAGCTTGAGTGTGTACTTACGGTTCCCTCTAAATGTTGTTGGATTATTTTTGTTGTGGCGTTGGTGGTAGCAATGCTAAATCTGCTGCATAGGATTAACTGGCCCTTAATACAATAAGGTGAATTCTTGACCTCAAAATacttagagcatagaacattacaccACAGTACAGGCCATACAGCCAATGgtattgtgctgatcttttaacctactctaatatcAGTCTAATCCCTTCCTTTGTCAGAGACTTTTAAAATAAAGCTCAATACTAGACTTCAAAGGGGGAACCTTTTATTTTAGCTTGATATCTTGAATAATCTATATGTATGGAACAGGGAAATCAGCTTGTATCTGGTAGTAGACAAGTGAGCAGAAACAACTCCCCATTAACAAGACAAAGAGTTGATAGTTCATAATGTTCTTCCTTATGATTCATTGCTCATCCAGCTACACTTATCTTGTTTGTGCAGCTGTGTTATTGCTCTAATGAGCAGTTTTAGCCAGCGCAATAATCTTAGTTATGCAGACTTGCAACTTAATTGGAAAACACAGGATGCCCACAAGGTCACAAGGCTTTAGCAACACACTTGTAATGCAAAATTTTCTTCTACagcctcctacatagccctctgcttttctaacctccatgtggCTAGAgctttttaaatgtccctaatgtatctttgTTTTGGCTGTGcaacttattgtctgcctgcactgcattttctctgtgactctaacaaattattttgcattctgttattgtttcaccttaaattacctcagtgcactgttgtgGTGAAATAATCTGTATGTAAAACTATTTTTTCCAATGTATCTCATTATATGTGACGGTAATAATCCAATTTAATTTACCAGCTGAAGCCTGTACTTTCATTCATTCCACACAATGCTTGCTGTACCCTGAAAATCAGAATTTATCGATCACTTGAGATAAAGTAGAATGCCcgtctatttctttattttccttttagAAGAACCAATATGTGCAGCTAAAATTACATACCTAGATGTATTTGCATATTAGCTCATGTACAGATGATGAATAACAAATGCAGCAAGAAATGAAAATCTCAAACTTAAAGATATACCAGTCCACAAGAGGATAAAGTAGCCAAGAATAATTCTTATGTGCTGCACATTGGTCAGGATTATTCATCATTAAGCAGTGCAAGATGATGTGTTATACATTGGTGATACACCCTCTGTTCAGTCACAGAATGGCTATGATTAAAGACTCGGGATATTTTCCCTTGGGCCATGAGTCTTGCAGTTAGGAGTCTTAAAAAAGTGATGCAGACCAAAAGCTGGAGCTTGTCTcacctctttttttttgcatctctgtggGAGAAATGGTTGGAGATTACTATGGTTCTATGACTTATTCTGGCTAATGATTGAGTGCACTTCTTCCTTCAGGTAATTAATGCAGCGTTAACCCTGGCTGCTAGGCCTCAGAGTAAAGTTGCCCAAGATAACATGGATGTCTTCAAAGACCAATGGGAGAAGCAAGTGCgagtcctgactgaggctgttGATGACATCACTTCTGTTGATGACTTCCTGGCTGTCTCAGGTATAGTAAGAGGCAAATGAGCCATAAGAACTAACTGGGTACCTAAGGTCATTAAGCTGCCTAGTTTTGGTCCGCCATTAGAAATTAAGGCCATTAGAAATTAGGATAACATGTCCATTTATATAGTACTTTTCACTTAATATAACATCCCATGGTCCTTCACAGGTGTAATTATCCAACAAAATTTGATACCAAGTTATCTAAGAAAATATAAGGGCATGCACTAAAGACTTAATTATGGAGTCTCACAATTCCTTTCCCTCCAGAGAAGTTGCTCAACCtggtgagtttctccagcattttgtgcatgttgctgaagattttcagcatctgctgaacTTCTTGTGTTCTTCAGCAGCTTGATGGTTGCTTCACTCTTATGTCACTTATTATAGTCTTCTACTATAGTTGTCAAATTACTAACTTTTACAAAAGTCATTCTTTCAGAACCTGAGTTTTCATCTTTCTTTTCAAGTGTATCTCATTGTGTCCTGAATTCACACACCCTGACATCTGCCTGGTGATTGAGTAACAGTAGACATGGTGCCTACCTTAATATCTGAAAGGAAGCAGAGAAGCAGATGAACAAAAACGGCCTACCTTTTGCTTTTTGATTTTTTGCTGTCACCTCTGGAGATGTATTTGCAAACATCCCACTGCAGAATGTTTCAATTCTCTTAATATGTAATGGCCAATTCCCTCATCATGGTGGAAACCCCATAGGATGCTAGTAACCTTGAACAATAAGATGGGTTACAGTCACAGAAGTCAAAAAGAAGAGTCCAGATGATAGTCCAGGAAACCTAGCCCATTTCTTCTATTACTCTTATTTTGGGTTCTCCCTCTCTGTTTGCAGATCCCAATTAATCACATAATCTAATCACTTTTATTTATGCTTCATGAGTTTCAGTAGCTTATTTACAAATATACCCAGATCTGCTTTCTGATGTATCTTATAATGTGGAGAACATTTTTATGTTTCCAAGTCTTTTATTtatctcttactctctgtttacctGTCCCGTTTGTCAACTTCGTGTACTGGTTTGTCTTTTCTGGATTGTTTAAAGCCCCACATGCCAGTACCATTTGTTTGGGGTCCGGCTCAGAATCAATGTGAGTGACCACTGTAGTAATGCTGTAACACACCACCAATGAACTCTCTGGAAATCAGTATGGCTGTTAAATATGAGTTTCTCTTATTTAGGCACATTCCAGTCAATTTCAGAAACGTGCCTCCCATTTCACATGGCATGGTGCAATATCAAAAGCTTTGTTGTAATGTAAATATATCGTAGAAACATagcaaacttacagcacaatactggccctgcggcccacaaagctgtgccaaacatgtccttatcttagaaattacctagtgttacccatagccctctatttttctgagttccatgtacctgcccaggagtatcttaaaagaccctatcatgtccacctccaccactgtagctggcagcccattccacacattcaccactttctgcataaaagAACTTCAtgcagacatctcctctgtacctacttccaagcaccttaaaactgtgccctcttgtactagctgggaaaaagcctctgacaacccatactatcaatgcctctcatcaccttatacacctctatcaggtcacctctcatcctccatttctccaaggaaaaaaggtcattcactcagcctattctcataagacatgctccccaatccaggcaatatccttgtaaatctcccctgcaccctttctatgctttccacatccttcctatagtgaggtgaccagaaataagcacagtactccaagtggggtctggccagggtcctatatagctccaACATTAcgtcttggctcttaaactcaatcccatgattgatgaaggccaatgcaccgtatgctttcttaaccacagagtcaacctgtgcggcagctttgagtgtcctatggacttggaccccaagatgcctctgatcctccacactgccaagagtcttacaactaatactatattctgccatcatatttgacctaccaaaatgaaccacctcacacttatctgggttgaactccatctgccactactcagcccagttttgcatcctatcctgTTGCACtgcccctgacagccctccacactatccacaacaccccaaacctttgtgtcatcagcaaatttactaatccatccctccttgtattattatttctctgtcaTGATGACTTTGCGTAGATCATAGCTGTATTACTTGAGCTCCTATTGGTTACTGGCAATATAAGCTCTGTCTCGTGCTGTCAGTGCTGCCCACAcggaactgttgatccagggtttctggtttgaaAAGACCCTGATCGATTTTTGGGGGACAACATCCTCGATCCACATCCAGATGAAGCTTATGGCCCCATGTATGaactcagagacatcctcatcatgaaagacattccagttgacgtaatcaaagcagtcctgtagcctGGAGACCAATTGGTCGGACCAGCAGTGGGCGGTTTTATCAATGGCATACAtactcagatggttgaagaaatttggcatgagtccccGAATCCTAAggatttctacaggggcacaattgagagcatcctgactggctgcatcgctgcctggtatgggacctatacttccctcaatcgcaggactctgcagagagtagtgcagGCAGcctagcgcatctgtagttgtgaacttcccactattcaggacattaacAGAGACAGGTGCAGAAAAAGGGTTTGAAGTAAtgttggagacctgagtcaccctaacctgttccagctgctgccatctgagAAAGGGTACCagagcattaaagccaggaccacagGTTCCGGACAGGTTCTTCCAcaaggccatcaaactgattaattcatactGATATAATTCcacttctatgctatattgactgttgtacatactatttactaCTGCTATttcttacaaattactataaattgcacacttagagacgtaacataaaggtttttactcttcatgtatgtgaaggatgtaagaaattaaGTCAATTCAATGCAGTTCAACCATCCAGACATCTGCAATCATATAGTTTCCCTGATCAGTGGTTCAAATAACATATCAGGTTTCCACTTGCATTGATCCCATTATAGGTTTCGCAATTTGTTCATGATAGATTGGAATGACCTTTAACAACTCCATTTGCTATTTTGTTGCAATGTTATTGGTATCACCTATTCTAATTTCTAACCTaaaaattatgaaagccattgATAGCTTAATAGGCCAGGAAGGAGGAGGAATGTCTTTCATTAGTCTCCATTGAAATTTTTCTTCATCTACTATGAGGCAGAATGCCAATATTTGACAAGAAATTACACTTATTTCATTCATATTCATTCTGGAAACATTGGAATCTATGTCAAGATTTGTTTTACAGTCCCTTCTTGCCCAAACAGAGTAGTTTACTGTTCTGTGTCAGTGTCAATTCCCCTAATCTTTCCTCAATGTCAAACCAATTCCTCAGTTCATGCACAGCTACCTTTTGAAAGTTAGCATTGAATTTGTATCCACTACCCTTTCAAGCAAAACCTTCCAAGTAACAATAGCTCAGGACATCCAAATGGATTGTACTGAAATTTGTTTGCTACACCACCTAAAAAAGTGTCATGTTAACTGAAATAGTTTTGAAAGCAAAGTATTACTACATTTGTTGGAATCAGCCCAAGGAATACCAGTATGGGAACAGTTCTGAAATTCCTTTGTGAATGTAAAGTTTAGAAATAACTGGTTACAATTCTCTTTGTTCAAATTAAGCTAACTTGAGCTGTTGACTTGCATAAGAAACTAGCCATTGACTACAGCATACCGGAGAGCACCTTTTACTTCTGTACCTGCTTACTTGTATCTTAATCTTCCTCTATTCATTGCCAGGTCATGTGGCAATTCCAGCTTGTCCTGAGCCGACGGCTTGATATATTTTGTATGTAACCCTTCAGCTTTTCACCATTCATGGCTAATGTACCCTTAAGTTTGTTGTAACCAGctgaggtagtggggataagctcccactatctattaaacgCTCcagtggcatgcatctcaaatagcctctgacaaccaagtccagttcctggccttcacatggcTTAGTGACTAAGCCCAATagaactatttctactgacaggagaaagggcaaaggctgATTACTGACAacataaaaccagttgcttcaggcagaggGGGTTCATCAGCCGTggtcggcagctcatctaggaggagaactctgatctcaaacctctgctgccttgcgactATTCCCACTCATGAGAAAAGCTTCAAGAATACAGTAAACCTCAAGGAAAAATCCGGGGTTTACAAGCATCCAAAGGTCTCTAAGGTAGTCCTACATTGAGCTCAACGTAGACCGGCTCCACCCATTACTCCTGCAGTGCTAAgttgtattggtctctgctgttcctttggattcaccagCTACATGGAGAgcgggagcctgctgcatgggtaaCCGCTTgccctccatatcgtactgcacTGGATTGTGTATCAGGTAGACAGTTGGGATGAAACATCCACTGTCAACCCCAGCCTAAGGACAGTCTTAATGTTGAAAGAGTTCACAGACTTGAATGGAAGTaatgtttttttaattttgattGAGGCCCATGTTTTAAATAGATTCATGTGAAAAACTATGTTCTTCAGTAAATTTAAATATAAAAAGACAAAGAAAGAATTATTTAAAACTATTTCAACCACTTTTAATCCAGAGCCCAAAACCAAATTTACGCTTCCAGACCACTCTTCTAGAGCACACCACTGTGCCAGTGTGGCCTCAAGTGTGATTGGACCCATGTATCTACAAGAGGTTAGCACAGAAGGTAGCCTTAAGGTGCACATCAGATCAAGTATGACCCAGCTGAACAAAAAGAAGATTCTCCCTTACTCACTGAGGTGATCTCCTTGCTCCTTATATCAGCTGCCTTGCTTTCAAATGGTAATGTCATACAAACACACTAACACTTCTCAAGAtctctttcagaatcaggttgaatatcactgacatatgttgcaaaatttattaacttagtggcagcagtacagtgtaaaacaTGATGAtattgaaaaaaaagtaaatcaattgcatgaagtatgtgtgtgtgtgtatatatatatataaagaataatTAAATTTTAAATAATGCAAAAGTAGAAAGAAAAAACGTGTCaatgtgttcatgggttcaatgtccatttaggaatcagatggcagaggggaagaagctgttcctgaatcgctgagtctgtgtcttcagccttctttacctccttcctgatggtaacaataagaaaaGGGCATATCCTGCATGATAACGGTCCTTAGTAAAGAACACCATCTTTTTGAcaaatgtcttggatactacagaggctagtacccaagatggagctgactaagtttacaattctctgtagcttcttttgatcccaTGCAGTAGCCttcccatactagacagtgatgcagcctgtcagaatgctgtccacggtaTATCTTCTTCCAGGTGCTGCTTCATGCTCCTTTGCAACAAAGTTTTGGCTTGTTCTCATTTCACCATATTTGGCTTTATTAGTAATTGCACTTGGATTATTTAGTGTGGAAAGTGTGATGATTTTGTATGATCAGTCATATATGTAATAATTGAATGGAATAGTACCCCCTGTTTTGATTTTGTTAATCCTCTGATCACATCAACCTCACAACACATTATACTCATTGAAGTCAGCCTAATCTTAAAACCTTCaatgccttcctttaattttttcagaaaaccatattctggaagatgTGAACAAATGCGTCATAGCTCTCCAGGAAGGTGACGTAGACACACTCGATAGAACCGCTGGAGCAATTCGAGGGCGAGCAGCACGAGTTATTCACATTATCAGTGCTGAAATGGAAAACTACGAGCCTGGAGTGTACACTGAGAAAGTGATGGAGTCCACCAAGTTACTCTCAGAAACTGGTAGGGGTTATAGCTCAAATTTTGTCTTATACTTCATTTTTAATTCATTTCAGATTAACTCCTAAGTAGCTCAAAACCATTTACTTTCAGCTCCTTTgtaatttaaatgtatttttgttCATTGATGTAAATAAGTGTGAGTTTAATGACCACTCAGTAATTTTTATATGTAGCCCTCGgtaaacctcaggctcgctcagctcgctttcatctagggggagcagcctttggccccgccaaactgggtaatcagcttgtgtagatgctgtgtgatgtccccgcctcaccaaataacagacagtacatcatatgcaattaaatgattacactttattgATCTTATTGGAACTACGCACAGtgagccctccttatccatgagcaattggttccgggacccctcgcagttaccaaaattcgcggatgctcaagacccctattcaacctgtctcaatgcggtggtcaTTAGGactcagcggaaccccagaccttatttaacctgtttcagtgtgGTGGATATTAAGACCCAGCAGCAgagatctgaatctgcagtgtttctgttcacgaaaacaatcacgataacgattgaaaataaagtggaaataataaagcgatcggaaagaggtgaaatgccatcgatcATTgcaaaagcattaggctacgttggtcaatgatcggaacaattttaaaggataaagtgagaaaggccctgccctgatgaaaggtacaattattactaagcgacGCAATggttaattattgggttttggggttttgagtttttgatcctccacatcaacccggcatggtggaGAGCACACTCGACAGGGGTCTGACACTGGTTCAAATTCTGTTCCCAAGcatggcgctgaaacatacgttcttaagtgttttatatgcatagaaaggtacaaTATATGCTATATgtgaagacaaacatttgactaactgatgctaaataatactggatgtacctgttccgacttacttagtaagagaacttccgattttttttcgatcccgatccataaTAACCttcgcacatcctcccgtatactttaaatcacctCCAGATTacgtataatacctaatacaatgtaaatgctatgtttagttgttatactgcattgtttagagaataatgacatgaaaaaaaagtctgtacatgctcgaacaacaagagcacttccgggttttcgtgattcgcggttggttgcaTTCGCGCATATGGAATTTGCCGATAAGGAGGGCCGGctgtacttaatagagatacaatataaaaggaaaatgtaaaaggcaccaaacttatcaaagttcaaccTCTTTGTGCGCAacagttggagctcaattaacggAGTTTTCTTTCCACCATTCAATCCTCTCCGACCTCCTCGACTCGCCACCTGGGACCAATCACGGTGGTCGAACAAACGCTCCACACAAGTCTgtcctcgtctcctctcctcacaGAAGACCCTGGGCCTCGGACTCCTGCTCGGGGTCCGTCCCgttgcccagtttacagcatcgtgtctcctctctctgtccccatcgcGCCTTCTCCCCTAagaaacaatagcttacagacacacaagaaagaatagcatctatcccaattggtt from Hypanus sabinus isolate sHypSab1 chromosome 3, sHypSab1.hap1, whole genome shotgun sequence carries:
- the LOC132390684 gene encoding uncharacterized protein LOC132390684, with product MAIEMLQLVNLWSAAKSPCQNDQGDSYADKLPEISTQTLGGHYGWKSQLDPAGLEEQGRRRDGDRERRHDAVNWATGRTPSRSPRPRVFCEERRRGQTCVERLFDHRDWSQVASRGGRRGLNGGKKTPLIELQLLRTKRLNFDKFGAFYIFLLYCISIKYSRPSLSANSICANATNRESRKPGSALVVRACTDFFFMSLFSKQCSITTKHSIYIVLGIIRNLEVI